From the Halalkalicoccus sp. CGA53 genome, one window contains:
- a CDS encoding transcription initiation factor IIB family protein, translating into MTSEPICPQCGSSDLDGEIELFDSLCETCGYVVHDISKAVECETPALENKGSDDEEIDQEWSEFVTVENGTQKQVADGLGFLEQIADEIGLSTSERERAAEIYAGALEERITVGRKKTQIIASCVFLATQELGKARPLKFIAGPDSISEDSVIDHVRLIRDGLEIDPVVPRPEDYLTYLGQFLPSDESTLEETEDLLIEVQGSTNISGTNPAAWAGAALYSVSSEGVTQREIAEACGVTKETIRVRLLEIRRWNER; encoded by the coding sequence ATGACGAGTGAACCAATCTGCCCCCAGTGCGGTTCGTCGGATCTCGATGGGGAGATCGAGTTATTCGATTCTCTTTGTGAGACGTGCGGATACGTTGTTCACGATATCTCGAAGGCCGTGGAATGCGAGACGCCTGCACTGGAAAACAAGGGGTCAGATGACGAGGAGATAGACCAGGAGTGGAGTGAGTTTGTCACTGTCGAGAACGGCACTCAAAAGCAAGTTGCAGACGGCCTGGGGTTCTTGGAGCAGATCGCCGACGAGATTGGTCTCTCAACGAGTGAAAGGGAGCGGGCAGCCGAAATTTACGCTGGTGCGCTCGAGGAGCGAATCACCGTTGGGCGAAAGAAAACCCAGATCATCGCGAGTTGTGTGTTCCTCGCGACGCAAGAATTAGGGAAGGCAAGACCGCTGAAATTCATCGCCGGACCCGATTCCATCTCGGAAGATTCGGTCATAGATCACGTACGGCTCATACGAGATGGTCTGGAGATCGATCCGGTAGTACCCAGACCCGAAGATTACCTCACCTATCTCGGCCAATTTCTCCCTTCCGACGAGAGTACTCTGGAGGAGACAGAGGATCTTCTAATAGAGGTACAGGGATCAACGAATATTTCAGGTACGAATCCTGCAGCATGGGCTGGAGCGGCATTGTATAGCGTTTCGAGTGAGGGAGTCACCCAACGGGAAATCGCCGAGGCGTGCGGGGTAACGAAGGAGACGATTCGGGTTCGGCTCTTAGAAATTCGAAGATGGAATGAACGATAG